AACTGTTAGAGTCTGGTCTAAACTTCTTGGTCTTCTTTGGCTAGAGTTGTAGTGGAGCATTGATGGATTAATTCAACATGCAAATTTTATGTGTTCCAAGCCACAAGTATGGACAAAAACTTCAAGATTGCTAAAATCATGTCATCAGTTGACTTTATATTCTTATAGTTTTAATTCATCATGGATTTCATATTCTATTTGAATTTCATTTGTGCATGTTATGTAGAACCTTGTGCTCCATGAAGATGAACCTCAGTATGAAACAGAAGGGGATGCCACATTTTGTAGAAGGtcggttttttcttttttttttgctttttagtGAGATATTTTAATATTTCTCTGTTTCTCTAGCACATTTCATAAGGATTAACATGGCGGCTTTAAAAGGAGTCTCTAATCACACTAATAGTAAATTTGGTGTGCAGGAGGTTTGTTGGAGGTGTAAAGAGATCATTTCAAAATGCTGAAACAAAGTGGGTTCTCGATTCAGGCAGCTCTTATCATATCACTGGAAATAAATGCTGGCTAAAGAGGATATCAGAAATTGATGGAGACAAACAACTTCAATTTTCAGTAGCATCAGGGACAACGTTCTGTCCAACGCACGAAGGAGACATACGCACCAATGAAATCAAATTGAGTGGTGTTTACTTCACTGAAGGATGTTCCATGAACATCATCTCGGCTGGAATGCTTGAATCTCAAGGTCTACAAATTGATTTTGGTGATGGCAGTTTCACTGTGCGAAACCCAGAATCATCCGCATTGGTTGGTGAGGGTTATCTTGACACACAAGAGATGAGATATGTTGTTAACTATCTGAATTTCAAGAAGAAGTACATTTCTGAAGCTGGAAGTGCCGAAGAAATTGCAGAGGCGTCCACCATCATTGCTCCGGAGGCGTCCACTCAAAGAAATGTGAAGAAGAGGAAAAGAGAGGCAACTGAGGTATAATTCCTAACTTACTGCTTCAACTGCCTCTGTTCTTAAAATTAAGCAGATTAAGAATAACTAATCTTTATTTAAGCATAATTCCTAGTAATATATGTCACCTGTCCCAAAAAGAATATCATCCTAGGTTTGGACTGAGTCAAACTTTATTAAGCTTGACTGGTTTATAACAAATAttatcaacatttgtatctccaaataggtTTATTATGAAACTATTTTTCATGAttcatctaatgatacttattacatATCACAAATATTAGTACcttttgtatatatttggtcaaacttaaaatttgTTGACTCCTTAAAAAGCGAGAATGACATTCTTcctaggatggagggagtagaaaaTAAAGGTTGTTAGATTTTATGCATTAATGCAGCCAAGTCAAAATATATTTAATATGGTTCAGTAGAGTATGAGATCTGAATGAATTAAAAATAAAACTTAAGTGTATCTAAAACATGTCATCTAATGAATTCAAATTGGATTTTGTAGTCATGGATAGTGGACTCAGGAAATGCTCACCACCTAACCAGCACTTTAGATGACATGATGAAGTTGCATTCTGTGGATAAAAGTAATATTTCCCTGGGCACACCATTTGGACAAAAGATCGAGATCAGAAGGGAAGGAAACAAACGGTCAAGCACAATCCGACTAAATAGGGTTTGGTATTCTCTGGACATATCACACAATTTGATATCTGTCCCCCAGCTTGATATCGAAGGTTATAAAGTGAGATTGTTAAGTGGTGTTTGCACTGTTTGGTGAAAGAATAAACCTGAACCAGTAGGGACAGCTTTATGTGATGCTGGAAATCACCTGTACTATGTCAGGGATTTTAGGGCCGTCTCTCAAGAAGAGCAGAAGAAATATGCATGACATGCCCAGGATTAGAAGATACGATGAAAGTTTCTGGTTAATAGAAGAGAGAACCTGGTTCACTAACTAGATTAGTTGGCTATATTGTTCTTTCTTTCATTGCGAAACTTGTATCATATCATTTGATTGAGACGCTAAGTGtgcatatgtttttttttttgccctatTTGTTTTTCTGGCTCAGTTTAGGATGCTCTACGTACTAGTAGAAGAACTTGACCCTTGCATGAATTTGTTACAGTATGAAAAAAATTGTTCATATGTGTGGACACTTGGTAAACCAATAAGTGTATGTGACTCTTCGCAATACATCCGTCTGTTTTGATATGCCCACAGAGCTTCCAGTTGTTTCAATTGAGAATACAAAATTTTTGTGCACTAAATTCAACAATTCTGCTGTAAAACTTAGGACATGGCTAACAGGAGGACGCGGAGTAAAGTTTGGATGGTTGTGGACTGAACCATATATACAAAAAAGCACATTTTTTATCATGAGCAAGAAATATTTTGCAGTATTAGATGTCTTGTAGAGAGGAGCGAAGCCAGAGCTTAGAAAATCAGAAGTTATGCAAGCATCCAAGCCAATAAAGCCCTCTAGGACAGGGTCTGGGCTTCTCCAAAAACAGAGAAGCCACAAAAAGCCATGTTTTGGTGGCTTCAGCTTTCGGCTCCAAACGGTTTCAGCTTCATCCTTTTAAGCTTGATTTTGGCTTCAAAAGCCGTTCTCATGTGTGCTCATTTAGTAGTGCTTTTAATTAGGAGTAAGTCCATTTTTTTACCATGGAACTATCGCCGGAGTTTGATTTTAACCATCAAACTCTAAAACTAGAAATCTTTGGCCATTCAACTATTGAAACCGTTATAAATTATCCATCTAGTTGTTTTGTGAGCGTGGACTGTGGACAACACGTGGCAGTGGGACCTTGTAGGATCGAGATAGTCGACTAGAggaggtgaatagtcatttctaaaagtTAATCGCACGAGCTAGCCAATTTAAATGCGGAACAGAACTAACGGTCTAGCCTTgactacactcctctatctaAATTTGCTAGCACCCTTAAAAGGATTGAGCTAGAGAGCAACTTGGGCACCGAGCTAGTGAAAGCTCACCTAAATAATTCTAGTTCGCAAGATCAAACAATCTAAGCAACTAGAGCATAAGCATGCGCACCATAGCTCCTACACATATATACTAGTGAAAAAACGAGAAACACTAAGCACAAGCTCAACAGCTCAAGCACAATATTTTGCAACGAAGTCAATTTGTGTTGAGATATGCAAACCACAAAGTATAGGATGACACACGATGTTTTCCCGTGGTTTGGTGACTTGCCGATCACTTAGTCCACGTTGAGGCGAGTTCTAGGATTGCCGCTCCTCTTGTTAACTCCAAGCCCGCAAGCTTCGGACTAGCCCTCGAGGTAGGATCCAACTTGAGCACTAAACCTTGAGCCAGACAAATCAACTAGACACCCACAAAAGCCTTGATTCTACTAGAGATGCTCTTCGCCTTCCTCCAGCAGGGATGTGCTCAATagcccctcacaaatccttcaCGGAGACACAATCTTCTTGTGTGCTTCACGGAGGCAcaatcaccaagccatctaggaaccGGCAAGctccaagaataacaagcaaCCATGCCCACACaatgaccacctagtgccacacaCAATCTCTCACGTGATGATCCACACTAGTGGCGCACACACTCTCCAAATGTTGCCCTCAAGCAAAGTGTATGAGAGAAGGTGCTAGAGAGGAGCTCTCACCAAGAGTATGCTATTAGAATGGCCAAGAGAACCCTCTCCAACTGGGCACACCACTATATATAGAGGAGCACCCAAAAACTTGTCATTCTTGTATTGAAACAGCATTCCCGGACAGTCTGCCGTACAAGGCCCAGACTGTCCGCCATTCAGCACAACTAGCCGTTGGATTCAAAACCAGACTGGCGGACTGTCCGCTACCAGGGCGCGAGCTATCACCGTTGAACCACGACACCCTGAAACAGGAAGTCCAGTAACTATGCTCGCCAGATAATTTAGCCGGCGGACTGTCCGCCATTCAACGGTTAGCCCAAGAATAGATTGAAAACAATCCATTGAGTTTCCTCGAGTTGGTCGACGGATCGTTCGCCGCCCAAGGGCCAGCTATCCCTGTGAGGGGTTGTTCCCACGCCTACCGAACTAACCCGGGTGTCGTCCTCTCGACCGACCCGACCACTGACACACAGGAGAGTGTCATCCACACTTTCTCTTCAGGATCTTTTTAGCATTCGGGTTACACATAATGGACCAATCATCAAGCAAATCACATGACACAAGTATTAACATATCAGAATAATAGGTTCAAGTTACATGACTACAAGTTATCCCATTCTATAACTGGTTTTCTCTTGTTTGCTCACTAGTCACTACCAATATCAGAGTTAACTTGCAACTCACTTTATTGGGGATGCCTGTCCCGAGATCTATAATGCCTCGACTTAACGGCGACAacgtgagtacattgcgtactcgcaggacttaattccaacatataatatTTGGTGGAATGCAAAATGAGATTTGTCAGGCATTTGTTCATTAGCATAAAAGCATGGCGTTTATTAAAGAATGACATGCTCATAATTCATCATTTTACTTTATAACATTATATAATAAAAAGTTTCAATTAACATTGAAAGCATAGTTAAGTGATGAGCATTATAATTTCATCATCAAAGCTACATTGAGTCTAGAAGTAAGAACAACCGACTTCAGGCTTTCAAAGATCTgtatagaggtgtacaactgtacagACACGGACACCAAGGATGAACCTCCATATCCATGCCCggataagggttgcctcatggtTCCAACCTTTCCTTAATGTGGCTCTCAAATTGACGAACGGTTTGACTAGGTACCGATGTAATGCCATCGCATCTACTCCTCGCCACCTCTCGCTCCGAATCCACCCAATGAGCGAGTCACCACCGAGTAATTAGCTTATCGCCCCTATTTGCGATATGTGGTCTGTATGGGTGGTTACTCGAATTCGTATCTCATGAACGGTCCTTAGTTACTCCATGAGCTACGTCACTTGAGATCTAGCACTCACAGTGACCTTATGCCTCGCTTGTGTAGAGATTGTCAAAATCAATCATCACCTTAATATATCTCAAATTAAGGTTAGTCCTTAGTCACATTGAGTAGTATAAGTCAAGTTGACACCCTTGCAAGTTTTAATTAATTAGTTATCCTGGTAAAGTTTCTACCCACGTGAGAGTGAGTTCCCTTCTCACACTTGACTTCTACTGGTACTAGCCACTAAGCAATTAAGCGATTCCTAACCCACTGGTTAAGTAAAGGCTATGAGTACTTAAGTGAGTATATCTAGATTAATGAAGCAATATTAAGCTATTAATCATATTCAAATGAAATGCATGACTCATAATGAAACAAATAAATgcgtatccaaaatagggttcataTTAGTGGGGTGCCAGCCTGTCATGATGTCCCGATGATTGAGACTGACGATGATGATCTATACACATTCCTCACATTATAGATTAACCTTAAAGGAGTCATTGGATGGATTGTAGACAAATGCTTTGATGAtttagagagatagagagagaatgGGATGATTCTGCGTTTGGAACTTAGGAAGAGAGATTGAACAGTGGATTAGTGTTTTCCCTATTTTTATACAACTATGTGCTAGGCATTTTGGACGGTTTGTGCCTTCATGGACACTCCGCCACAAACTGGCTGCTCTTGAGTTCTCTAGAAAGTAAATTTATAATTTGGTGGACACTCCGTGAATACTCATGTACACTCCGTGAGTTGGGTTATAGTGAGGGCCGGTTCAGTGCTCGGCTGTGAGTTTGGCTAAGTTTCATGTTGACGGACCCTCCATCAGAAGTGACGGACactccatcctttgggttgacagAACCAATGTTTTTGGTTTCTCATGTTGCTTTTTATGATTCAATCCTAGATGGGTAAGCTGTGTATCATGCATGTGTAAGAGGTACCTAGGGTCGTTTGGGTGACCTCTTTAGCTAGTGATAACTAGGGTTTGAGCTCTAGTTGTGATGTGCAACTAGTGATTTAGATTTTAACTAAAACCATGAGAAATTGATAGATGAATTCATGATTGGGCATGGCAACTTAGCTCTGAGATTTAGAACTTCCTAAACCATCAAGATTGAAGATTGAGGGTTGGACAACCTTGCTTCCTTGCTAGAGAGATGGATTTGGCCATTCTTGCAAAAGTCCAAAATAATTCATGAGAGAATGATTTGAGAGATACATGAGAGGATTGAGTTGTAGAAACTCTTGGTCTTACCCTTGAGATGATTAAGCAACATTCAAACTTCATTCTCCATCCATGTAGAGAGAGAATCATGAGTTAGGGTTTGAGAAATTGAATTCAAGAAATGAGAGGAGAGAACTCTTGAGCTAACCATGAGATGATGGGCATGGAGCTCATAATCTTGTCCTTGGGCTGATCTTGATGCCCTTCCTTTCCTTGATttcccctcctttcttcttcatcTCCACCTTCTCACTCTAGTtcatcttgttcttcctttttccCATtctagatagagagagagagggtgtgaAATGGgagggtgatgaggacatccGAGCCATACGTAACCCAAGTGCATCGGTTATGCCGGTTGCATCGCTTACACCATCGGTTATGCCAATGGTTATGTTGGGGGCGTGCCCCGCCTATGGGCACCCCGTGTGGCTCAATCGCCGTCCCGGCTTCTCGTAGAAGCAAAATAATGGGAGTTAGGCTCCGGTGCACTCAGCGTTTCGCTATAATAGAAGGTGAAAGGGCTGAAGATGTGTGAAGAGAAGGATGTGCCGAGCCCCGTTCTCACCGTAGCAAAATGAGGGAGGCATTCGCCGCCCTGCTCTTAGACACCCCTCTTCGCTATGATGAAAGGGTGGACTCTGTGGCCAGGACCAGGCCAAGCTTAGTTCTTTTCCTTCACCCTAGTGATAGGCTCGCTGATGATCATGGTTATTCGCTCTGGTGAATAGCTGTCGTAGGCCAAGCCTAGTTCTTTTCCTTTCTCCCTAGCGAAAGGCTCATTGACGATCTCGGTTATTCGCTTTGGCGAATAGCTATTGATAGTCTGGTTGTTTGTTTCTGCAGGTTCCATCATGGAATGAGCCAGCCATCCTCTCATGGTAGACAACGTCTGACTGCTCAGGGACCATCTGGTCAGTCGAGCAAGCGACACTAGGCAGGGCCAGTCGGGCCTCCCCGGGCCGGTGCTACCTGAGGTAGGCGAGGGCTCCAGATGGCAAATGAGCCCCACCACGACGGGGAATATCCCTCGGACATGTAGCAATTGTAGGGGCATTTTGGTCCCATAAGATGTCTATGGGCATGTATAAATAGCCCCCTTGTGGGGATTGTAAAGGGAGAAACACGCTTAATGAAACCGCTTATCTTGTTTCGCCAAGTCCCTTTTTCCCACTTCTCGTGCTTGATTTCGCTCATGCGGCAACCAGTCTTTGAAGGCCTTGTCCTAgaacaacattggcgcccaccatgGTTGTTGCTCGAGCTTATCATGCCACCAAAGAAGCCAAAGATATCGATGGATAAAGCAGGGCCATCCATGGCTGTAGGCATCGCTGCGGCAGCAGAAGCAGACGCGCAAAACGACACAGCAACAGCTACGAAACCACCCGCACTGTAGCCGTAGATGGATAATGCTGTAGCACCAGGAGGGCGAGAGCAAACACCAGAAGGCGATGTCCAAGAAGTCAAGATCGACCAAAACGGTGATGAAgtcgaagaagatgaagatggcgAAATCATCGAGCAAGTAAGAAACCTAAAGATGCTAAACCAGTACCAGCAAGAAATCCTTAGACTCTAGAATGAGAAGGAACAACTGCTCAGGCAAGCCGCTGCCCGTAATAGAGCCGAACAAACACAGAAGGCAATGAGGGAAGCCGAAATCCAGAGGGACAGATTGGTGAGAGAAATTCAAGGACTGCAGGGGGCAGGCGCAGGAGGTGCCATTCACGTTGGCAAAAACATTGCAATACCAAATTCTAACCTTCTGGAAGGAGACAAAAGTGCATATGACCCCACCTCACCTTTATCGAAAGAACTTTAGCTGTATCCGTGGCCAGTGGCTACAAGCCTCGTATTTTGGTTTTTGATGGAAAGACAAACCCGAGGAAGTTCCTTACGAGTTATGAAACCGCGGTAACATCAACTGGAGGGACACCCAAATCCTCGCAAAGtcactcatcatggtggtcgaagACATCACACATGATTGGTATACCTCACTAAAGCCTTTATCCATCAGGTCCTAGGGCCAAGTCAGAGCAGAGCTGGTGTCCACCTTCCAAGGATATCACTAGGGGACGAAAACAACGAGAGATTTGCTAAATTGCATTCAACAAGACGATGAATCCCTGTCTGAGTTTTTGGAAAGATTCATTCAGACCAAAGCTTAGGTGCCGAATGCACCAGAGGAGACTATTATAGTGGATGGAGGCCAAGGCACTAGCGAAAATCACTTTAGGTACCTTAATCAGTTTCGTGTGGCAAAGGATCATCTGCCATTTTGGGGTCCTGTCATACATCACAGTCGACAACAGAAAGTAGTTTGATTGCATGGAGTTCAAAAATTTTTACAATGAGTTGGGGATCAAATTAGCATTCACCTCAGTGAACCACCCAGAGAGCAATGGAGCAGTCAAAAGGGCAAATGGCTTAATTTTCAGTGCAGTATCAAAGCACTATTCAAATTCCCGAAAGGAAAATGGGCCCAGGAATTGATCACTTCCGTTTGGGGTCACAACATCTCATGCACTCGGACAACCGGGTTCACCCCTTTTTGCCTGTTGTATGACGAAGAGGCAATCACACCAGAGGAGCTCAATCTAGGGTCTTTCTGCACCCAAATTGCAGCAACTACTCCAATACAGCGATACGTGGAGCTTGAAGAGGTAGAAAATGCTAGGTTGCACGCGGCGACAAACCTCTACAAATATCATCAAGAAACAAAGACCTAGAGAGACAAAAAAATTCTATGAAAAACATCAACCCAGGTGACATGGTGCTGATACGTCACCTTGACAAGCAAGGCAAGCTACAATCCCAGTGGTACAGGCCGTTCGTGGTGGCGAATATGGTCAAGCCAGGAGTTTATATGCTACTAAACAAAGGAGTCGAAACAAGCCACACGTGGAATGCAGACAATCTACGTAGCTTCTACCCATAACATCTTTGCTATATAAGGATtgtaatttttctttttcatCATTTTTGTAAGCATCAAAAAGGATTCACACtctttttcctcacaggggaagcCTTAACGTAAAGGCGTGAGATTTTTTAATGAGGCAATCCTATGTACCCGTTAATCCAACTTGAACTTTTCCCCATGCAAGGTCTAAAAAGGGGAACGTTGAAACAAAACCTAACGTCGGTAGGTCTCGGATATCGACGGTGGCAGGCACCAAATCTGGTTGCGCCATTTTGCATTCGTGCAGAATGTCACTATTGAAAACTCGACAACCTAGAAATAGGCCTAAGGGCTACAAAAACCTTTCGCATTACCGAAAAGGAGTGAGAGCGAAAGGAGAAGGGCCCATGTGCCAAAATGTTTTGCCCTACCAAAAAGGAGTACGAGCGAGTGAAAAAAGCCAGATAGGCTCAAAAGCGTTTCGCCCCATCGAAAAGGAGTGCAGGCGAAAGAAAAAAGCCAGTCAGGCTTAAAAACGATTCACGCCACCGAAAAGGAGTGACGACGAACTCAAAAGGCCTAAAAGCCACAAAAGGTTTTCCACaaccaaaaaaagaataaaaaacaacgGCCACTATCTAGTGGGAGCAAAATCCTATTCGCGTCATCAAAAGAAGACAGGAGTGTCCCCGACAAGTGCTGGCGCACGTACGTGCATGTGCTACAAAGGACAGACAAATTTAAGAAAAGCACCAAACATCAGCGATAAATACATCAAACCCCTGGAACCCAATAACTAAGAGGCCCAGGCACCCCCGGATAGCATATCAAATTTCAGTCGAGCAAAAGCACTAAGATCAGACACCCACACTGCTCAAATTAGGAGCGATGCCAAGAGAGGAGTCCTCACCTATAAGGGCAATAAGTAGGCTTGAGAGAGTGTTAGAGTTTTCAGCATTTGCCAAAATGAGAGTCTTGAGTGTGGAACAGAAGGCTGTACAAGCATAAGGCTGCCAGTAGCAAAAATTAGATGTTGCGAGAAACCATGTAAGGTTTAGGGTACATACTATCCAAAAGGAGCACGCATCCTATATTCGCCAAGCACGGAGCTAAAAGATGAGGCAACAGGATGTGGCCGCGACATAGCGACAAGCAAGCATGGTGGGATGTTGCAAGAAAAAACGTAACATCCCCCATCCGGTGAAATTACTAATCGAGGCCATGTACCTGCATGAGACAGGATTCTTGCTGTAGCTCTACGCTGGTAAGCTTGACACCACAGCGCCGCACATCAACTTAGCTAATTTGCCTTGCAATAGTGCTGATTCGCTCTAACGAATCATGCAAATGAACTAGATGCCGTGAGCCAAGAAGCAGAAAGAAAGATACCGATTGTGCATATCTACCAATACACCTAGCACCGAAACAAGCGTAAAACATCTAAGATCGAAAAGAGGAATGAAAATATATCAAAATAACAAGGAGTTTTCTTTTCGCCCTAAAAGATTGGGGGGACGACGTCCTCTCTTCGTCGAAATGATATGCCAAGGGGTTAGCAAAGAAGCCATCTCGAGCGTTCGCGCCTTCGTGTTTCCCCTCGCCCTAAAAGGTTAGGGGGACGACATTTTCTTCCCGCCTAAATGATATGCCGAGGGGCTAGCAAAGAAGCCATCTCGAGCATTCATGCCTTCACGTATCCCCTCGCCCTAAAAGGTTGGGGGACGATGTTTTCTTTTTGCCTAAATGATGTACCGAGGGGCTAGTAAAGAAGCCATCTTGAGCATTCGTGCCTTCGCGGATGCCCTCGCCCTAAAAGGTTGGGTGACCACATCTTCTTTTCGCCTAAACAATGGACTGAGGGGCAAGCAAAGAAGCCACCTCAAGCATTCGCACCTTCGCATATCCCCTCGCCATAAAAGGTTGGGGGAACGGAGTTTTCTTTCTGCCAAAATGATACATCGAGGGGCTAGCAAAGAAGCCTCCTCGAGCCAAAAGGTTGCAAAGAATGACACCACTTTGCCTAACCAATACGACGAGGGACGGGCAGAGAAGACGCATCCGTCGTGTGCGCTCGTACATTTCTTTCACCCTAGCAGCCTAGAGAATGCTCCCCTATCGCTTAAACGAAAagcctataacaccctaggtgttaagcatgcatttggcattagcattgcatgagcacaagcatcattgatcattcatgagcatgagcatctcaaattttatctctatgattacttatatcacatgtgtttgtcactaaatgctttacatatgctagggtttacatgtgaccaatgtataaaatgcttaTGGGACCCTAGTATtaccttaaacatgcttagaatgtcacatggaacaactttggtactcatgacttggacctaattggcctctaagtcatggttatagtgtaatctaccattttcaagttgcatgtttgacctaagttaaaCTATaccctagagactttgcatggctatgcacccttaagaaaagttgtagtacttgactagggtaacaacttttatttttg
Above is a genomic segment from Miscanthus floridulus cultivar M001 chromosome 3, ASM1932011v1, whole genome shotgun sequence containing:
- the LOC136546043 gene encoding uncharacterized protein, which produces MPNNVLHTQRKAPLLIGMELLIKNLVLHEDEPQYETEGDATFCRRRFVGGVKRSFQNAETKWVLDSGSSYHITGNKCWLKRISEIDGDKQLQFSVASGTTFCPTHEGDIRTNEIKLSGVYFTEGCSMNIISAGMLESQGLQIDFGDGSFTVRNPESSALVGEGYLDTQEMRYVVNYLNFKKKYISEAGSAEEIAEASTIIAPEASTQRNVKKRKREATESWIVDSGNAHHLTSTLDDMMKLHSVDKSNISLGTPFGQKIEIRREGNKRSSTIRLNRVWYSLDISHNLISVPQLDIEGYKVRLLSGVCTVW